A window of Solea solea chromosome 18, fSolSol10.1, whole genome shotgun sequence contains these coding sequences:
- the LOC131444776 gene encoding coiled-coil domain-containing protein 9B isoform X1, with protein MERPTTSDMMPKRDNERDVELDKKIQALRRKNEALMKRYKEVEEDKKRAEEEGMALQSRKGKADDLTITISKSTSDSRVVVTKPFSSGSPAGKVEQEAGPVRVGEGPSQGAGRGHRKQLTVTMEGKKGKRVVSEKPERRLGSADVKSPTDDGQARRVESAGRGKHPPHTTKRNTAAAAAQGDEVKQGQRDTEEHHRLPEQSTEPESPHGSTDLDIPTLREEQQEYLKWKREREQIDKERVARHKNAKGQWRRAWDMDKSESMFSDKSLPDRDWGHCSRAQRNTRRGQPKANMDPRGFEKRGKDKGAKNVRVMSSKAKGKDRLTGRARRWQAGEEGDDLQISDTTLEEFLEELDALTDAEAEELKAQDAKAKQSPSADMLSTSEEVSGSTAPGTVSEDTSTLEWQEASSPRSSEKKVRFSEELVQGAHMRQSAGSQDSESRSQSSLKAPSPVKNKVQGPQQVFDSTRQDDGTPQDQGGGPSAAPVSPQQAPESECMKKDSDPPAAHTSSPPAEKASASPREFPVQPVELAKCNISNANTEELIDSGLSVLSLESGETHPTHCTSSDKAREHGKIV; from the exons ATGGAAAGACCC ACCACCAGTGACATGATGCCCAAGAGGGATAACGAGAGGGACGTGGAGCTGGACAAGAAGATCCAGGCTCTCCGCAGGAAGAATGAAGCACTCATGAAGAGGTACAAG gaggtggaggaggacaaGAAAAGGGCAGAGGAGGAAGGAATGGCACTGCAGAGCCGCAAGGGAAAAGCCGATGACCTTACCATCACAATCAGCAAGTCCACCAGT GACAGCCGTGTGGTGGTGACGAAGCCATTCAGCAGCGGTTCGCCAGCTGGGAAAGTAGAACAGGAGGCTGGGCCCGTCAGAGTCGGAGAGGGCCCGTCACAGGGCGCCGGACGTGGTCACAGGAAGCAGTTAACGGTCACCATGGAAGGCAAAAAG GGTAAGAGGGTGGTGAGCGAGAAGCCAGAGAGGAGGCTGGGCTCCGCAGATGTCAAGAGCCCTACAGATGACGGACAGGCGAGGCGTGTGGAGTCAGCTGGGAGGGGAAAGCATCCCCCTCACACGACcaagagaaacacagcagcagcagcagcacag GGTGACGAGGTGAAACAGGGCCAGAGGGACACGGAGGAGCACCACAGGCTTCCGGAGCAAAGCACG GAGCCCGAGAGCCCACATGGCTCCACTGACCTCGACATCCCAACACtgagagaggagcagcaggagtaTCTGAAGTGGAAGAGAGAGCGCGAGCAGATTGACAAAGAGAGAGTGGCACGTCATAAAAATGCAAAGGGCCAGTGGAGGAGGGCGTGGGACATGGACAAATCTGAGAGCAT GTTTTCAGACAAATCCCTGCCTGATAGAGACTGGGGTCATTGTAgcagag CTCAGCGAAATACTAGGAGAGGACAACCCAAGGCAAACATGGACCCAAGAG GTTTTGAGAAGCGAGGAAAAGACAAGGGAGCTAAAAATGTGCGAGTGATGAGCAGTAAGGCAAAAGGCAAGGACCGTCTGACGGGGAGGGCCAGGAG gtggcaggcaggtgaggagggagATGACCTACAG ATCTCCGATACAACACTGGAGGAATTCTTGGAGGAACTGGACGCTCTCACGGATGCCGAAGCAGAAGAACTGAAAGCTCAGGATGCGAAAGCGAAGCAGTCGCCCAGTGCAGACATGCTGAGTACATCTGAGGAAGTGAGTGGCTCCACAGCTCCTGGCACCGTGAGCGAGGACACCTCCACTCTGGAGTGGCAGGAGGCCTCGTCTCCTCGCAGCTCAGAGAAGAAAGTGCGTTTCTCAGAGGAGCTTGTTCAGGGAGCTCACATGAGGCAATCTGCAGGCTCTCAGGACTCAGAATCAAGGAGTCAGAGCTCCTTAAAAGCTCCCTCACCTGTAAAGAACAAAGTGCAAGGGCCACAACAAGTGTTTGACAGCACCAGACAGGATGACGGTACTCCTCAGGATCAGGGAGGTGGTCCATCTGCTGCTCCTGTTTCCCCACAGCAGGCGCCTGAAAGTGAATGTATGAAAAAAGACAGTGACCCCCCCGCAGCTCACACCTCCTCCCCTCCTGCTGAAAAAGCCAGTGCCTCTCCACGGGAGTTTCCTGTCCAGCCTGTAGAGCTCGCCAAGTGCAATATCAGCAACGCAAACACAG aggagttaATAGACTCCGGTCTGTCTGTGCTGAGTCTGGAGTCAGGAGAAACGCACCCGACACACTGTACCAGCagtgacaag GCAAGAGAGCACGGGAAGATTGTTTGA
- the LOC131444776 gene encoding coiled-coil domain-containing protein 9B isoform X2, giving the protein MMPKRDNERDVELDKKIQALRRKNEALMKRYKEVEEDKKRAEEEGMALQSRKGKADDLTITISKSTSDSRVVVTKPFSSGSPAGKVEQEAGPVRVGEGPSQGAGRGHRKQLTVTMEGKKGKRVVSEKPERRLGSADVKSPTDDGQARRVESAGRGKHPPHTTKRNTAAAAAQGDEVKQGQRDTEEHHRLPEQSTEPESPHGSTDLDIPTLREEQQEYLKWKREREQIDKERVARHKNAKGQWRRAWDMDKSESMFSDKSLPDRDWGHCSRAQRNTRRGQPKANMDPRGFEKRGKDKGAKNVRVMSSKAKGKDRLTGRARRWQAGEEGDDLQISDTTLEEFLEELDALTDAEAEELKAQDAKAKQSPSADMLSTSEEVSGSTAPGTVSEDTSTLEWQEASSPRSSEKKVRFSEELVQGAHMRQSAGSQDSESRSQSSLKAPSPVKNKVQGPQQVFDSTRQDDGTPQDQGGGPSAAPVSPQQAPESECMKKDSDPPAAHTSSPPAEKASASPREFPVQPVELAKCNISNANTEELIDSGLSVLSLESGETHPTHCTSSDKAREHGKIV; this is encoded by the exons ATGATGCCCAAGAGGGATAACGAGAGGGACGTGGAGCTGGACAAGAAGATCCAGGCTCTCCGCAGGAAGAATGAAGCACTCATGAAGAGGTACAAG gaggtggaggaggacaaGAAAAGGGCAGAGGAGGAAGGAATGGCACTGCAGAGCCGCAAGGGAAAAGCCGATGACCTTACCATCACAATCAGCAAGTCCACCAGT GACAGCCGTGTGGTGGTGACGAAGCCATTCAGCAGCGGTTCGCCAGCTGGGAAAGTAGAACAGGAGGCTGGGCCCGTCAGAGTCGGAGAGGGCCCGTCACAGGGCGCCGGACGTGGTCACAGGAAGCAGTTAACGGTCACCATGGAAGGCAAAAAG GGTAAGAGGGTGGTGAGCGAGAAGCCAGAGAGGAGGCTGGGCTCCGCAGATGTCAAGAGCCCTACAGATGACGGACAGGCGAGGCGTGTGGAGTCAGCTGGGAGGGGAAAGCATCCCCCTCACACGACcaagagaaacacagcagcagcagcagcacag GGTGACGAGGTGAAACAGGGCCAGAGGGACACGGAGGAGCACCACAGGCTTCCGGAGCAAAGCACG GAGCCCGAGAGCCCACATGGCTCCACTGACCTCGACATCCCAACACtgagagaggagcagcaggagtaTCTGAAGTGGAAGAGAGAGCGCGAGCAGATTGACAAAGAGAGAGTGGCACGTCATAAAAATGCAAAGGGCCAGTGGAGGAGGGCGTGGGACATGGACAAATCTGAGAGCAT GTTTTCAGACAAATCCCTGCCTGATAGAGACTGGGGTCATTGTAgcagag CTCAGCGAAATACTAGGAGAGGACAACCCAAGGCAAACATGGACCCAAGAG GTTTTGAGAAGCGAGGAAAAGACAAGGGAGCTAAAAATGTGCGAGTGATGAGCAGTAAGGCAAAAGGCAAGGACCGTCTGACGGGGAGGGCCAGGAG gtggcaggcaggtgaggagggagATGACCTACAG ATCTCCGATACAACACTGGAGGAATTCTTGGAGGAACTGGACGCTCTCACGGATGCCGAAGCAGAAGAACTGAAAGCTCAGGATGCGAAAGCGAAGCAGTCGCCCAGTGCAGACATGCTGAGTACATCTGAGGAAGTGAGTGGCTCCACAGCTCCTGGCACCGTGAGCGAGGACACCTCCACTCTGGAGTGGCAGGAGGCCTCGTCTCCTCGCAGCTCAGAGAAGAAAGTGCGTTTCTCAGAGGAGCTTGTTCAGGGAGCTCACATGAGGCAATCTGCAGGCTCTCAGGACTCAGAATCAAGGAGTCAGAGCTCCTTAAAAGCTCCCTCACCTGTAAAGAACAAAGTGCAAGGGCCACAACAAGTGTTTGACAGCACCAGACAGGATGACGGTACTCCTCAGGATCAGGGAGGTGGTCCATCTGCTGCTCCTGTTTCCCCACAGCAGGCGCCTGAAAGTGAATGTATGAAAAAAGACAGTGACCCCCCCGCAGCTCACACCTCCTCCCCTCCTGCTGAAAAAGCCAGTGCCTCTCCACGGGAGTTTCCTGTCCAGCCTGTAGAGCTCGCCAAGTGCAATATCAGCAACGCAAACACAG aggagttaATAGACTCCGGTCTGTCTGTGCTGAGTCTGGAGTCAGGAGAAACGCACCCGACACACTGTACCAGCagtgacaag GCAAGAGAGCACGGGAAGATTGTTTGA
- the LOC131444777 gene encoding uncharacterized protein LOC131444777 produces MRDRDFMPNMERGKPATYTGDKKAKMAAKTNKKWVRLATVFAYVLSVSLAAIILAIYYSLIWKPTSGSSSVGRPGVPGEVTPTANISLNSSTGYNVSVEWNSTQPTQPTQSLNLNQSRQLAVAAHSQFQWKDTAAAADTAHTQQQTNGHYASPHGHTSTQRSDTVGREAHASQQSRGGQHSGESDEEEKGRGAGVTADKQEPELRAAESATAGLRGD; encoded by the coding sequence ATGAGAGACCGGGACTTCATGCCCAATATGGAGAGGGGGAAACCTGCCACTTACACGGGGGACAAAAAGGCTAAGATGGCTGCTAAGACGAACAAGAAGTGGGTGAGACTCGCCACTGTTTTTGCGTATGTGTTGTCCGTGTCCTTAGCAGCCATTATCCTGGCCATTTACTACAGCCTGATCTGGAAACCAACTAGTGGCTCCTCTTCTGTGGGGAGGCCGGGGGTTCCTGGGGAGGTCACCCCCACCGCGAACATCTCGCTTAATAGTTCCACGGGCTACAACGTCTCTGTAGAGTGGAACTCTACACAGCCTACACAGCCTACACAGTCCCTGAACCTGAATCAGAGCCGGCAGCTCGCGGTAGCCGCGCACAGCCAGTTCCAGTGGaaggacacagcagcagcagcagacactgcGCACACGCAGCAGCAGACAAACGGACACTACGCGTCACCCCACGGCCACACGAGCACGCAGAGATCCGACACTGTGGGCAGAGAGGCGCACGCGTCTCAGCAGAGCCGGGGGGGCCAACACAGCGGGGAGTccgatgaggaggagaaggggagaGGTGCAGGAGTGACAGCCGACAAACAGGAGCCCGAGCTGAGAGCTGCGGAGTCTGCCACTGCTGGACTGAGAGGAGACTGA